The Candidatus Binatus sp. genome has a window encoding:
- a CDS encoding thiazole synthase, translated as MQDTSFELGGMKFHSRLIVGTGKYRDFAETKAAVEASGAEIVTVAVRRVNITDRGKENLLDYLDPKRYQILPNTAGCSTADEAIRTCRLAREVGVGELVKLEVIGDNRTLFPDVVATIEAARVLVKEGFKVMPYVTDDPVTCLRLQEIGCVAVMPLAAPIGSGLGIRNPFNLAIIIEQAKVPVIVDAGVGTASDAAEAMEFGCDGVLMNTAIAGAKDPLAMARAMKLAVEAGRLAYRAGRIERKLYATASSPLTGLIG; from the coding sequence ATGCAGGACACTTCATTTGAACTGGGCGGGATGAAATTCCACTCGCGGCTGATCGTCGGCACCGGCAAGTATCGCGACTTCGCCGAGACCAAGGCCGCCGTCGAAGCCAGCGGCGCCGAAATCGTGACGGTCGCCGTACGACGCGTGAACATCACCGATCGCGGCAAGGAAAACCTGCTCGACTATCTCGATCCCAAGCGCTACCAGATTCTTCCCAACACCGCCGGATGCTCCACCGCCGACGAGGCGATTCGCACCTGCCGCCTCGCGCGCGAGGTCGGCGTGGGCGAGCTGGTGAAGCTCGAAGTGATCGGCGACAACCGCACGCTGTTTCCCGATGTCGTCGCGACGATCGAAGCGGCACGCGTGCTGGTCAAGGAAGGATTCAAGGTGATGCCGTATGTCACCGACGATCCGGTGACTTGCCTCAGGCTCCAGGAGATCGGATGCGTGGCGGTGATGCCGCTGGCGGCGCCGATTGGCTCGGGCCTGGGAATCCGCAATCCATTCAACCTGGCGATCATCATCGAACAGGCGAAGGTCCCGGTGATCGTCGATGCGGGCGTGGGAACCGCGTCCGACGCCGCCGAGGCGATGGAATTCGGATGCGACGGCGTGCTGATGAACACCGCGATCGCGGGCGCGAAGGACCCGCTTGCGATGGCGCGTGCGATGAAGCTCGCGGTCGAGGCGGGGCGCCTGGCGTATCGCGCGGGCCGAATCGAGCGCAAGCTCTACGCGACCGCGTCCAGCCCGCTGACCGGCCTGATAGGGTAG
- a CDS encoding thiamine phosphate synthase: MSSPPRVSFRLYLITDRRVVSSGDLVSACEAALTAAREAAPPGTVALQLREKDLSARALYELALRLREICTRAGAPLIVNDRVDVAIAADADGVHLPSDSIGISMARKLLGPDRLIGVSTHSPPEVAGAARQRADFAVFSPVFDPLSKPAGGSARGASGLRAACGAGAIPVFALGGITPDRARELFASADPAARPAGVASIGAIFAADSPALATAAMLSALDPSWTRRQ, encoded by the coding sequence TTGTCGTCGCCCCCGCGCGTCAGCTTTCGACTTTATCTGATCACCGATCGCCGCGTCGTAAGCAGCGGCGATCTCGTGTCGGCGTGCGAAGCCGCGCTGACAGCGGCGCGGGAAGCCGCGCCGCCCGGAACCGTCGCATTGCAACTGCGCGAAAAAGATTTATCCGCGCGCGCGCTCTACGAACTGGCGCTGCGCCTTCGCGAAATTTGCACGCGCGCCGGTGCGCCGCTGATAGTGAACGATCGCGTCGATGTAGCAATCGCCGCGGATGCCGACGGTGTTCATCTTCCTTCCGATTCCATCGGCATCAGCATGGCGCGCAAGCTGCTCGGGCCCGATCGGCTCATCGGAGTATCGACTCACTCGCCCCCCGAGGTAGCCGGCGCCGCGCGCCAGCGCGCCGACTTCGCGGTTTTTAGTCCCGTCTTCGATCCGCTATCCAAGCCGGCCGGCGGGTCCGCGCGGGGTGCGAGCGGTCTTCGGGCGGCATGCGGCGCGGGCGCGATCCCGGTCTTCGCACTCGGCGGCATCACGCCCGATCGCGCGCGCGAATTGTTCGCATCCGCCGACCCGGCCGCGCGGCCCGCAGGAGTCGCATCGATTGGAGCGATATTTGCGGCCGACTCGCCGGCCCTTGCTACTGCGGCGATGCTGTCGGCGCTCGACCCGTCGTGGACTCGCCGGCAATGA
- the alr gene encoding alanine racemase, translating into MAIETQRPTIAEIDLGALRSNFRALRAVAAHGELMVVVKADAYGHGAVTVARTLIDEGCRHFGVATLDEGRELREAGIRTRVYLQAGFFAEQAAEIVALDLTPFVFDASMIGLLDRAAASAGRRDFPIHVKIDSGATRLGVMPADIPDVIEAVRAASAVRLEGVCTLLANAGDPQSPITDAQLRVFNQAIDTMNAAGMKPSVIHVANSAALVLRHDSHFNLARPGLAIYGLPPVAAVRERVELRPVMTFKTRLMQVKRAPAGSGVGYGHTFVAPRESLIGVLPVGYADGYRRGLQHGGEVIVRGARAPVVGAVSMDLTTIDVTDIAGASVGDEVFLWGESGGETISVNDVARLAQTISYEMLCTVGKRVPRVVRN; encoded by the coding sequence ATGGCGATTGAAACGCAACGCCCCACTATCGCCGAGATTGACCTCGGCGCGCTCCGCTCCAACTTCCGCGCGCTGCGGGCCGTGGCCGCGCACGGCGAATTGATGGTCGTGGTCAAGGCCGACGCCTATGGGCATGGCGCGGTGACGGTGGCGCGCACGTTGATCGACGAAGGATGCCGTCATTTCGGGGTTGCCACGCTCGACGAGGGGCGCGAACTGCGGGAGGCGGGAATTCGCACGCGCGTGTACCTGCAGGCGGGCTTCTTCGCCGAGCAGGCAGCCGAGATTGTAGCGCTCGACTTGACGCCGTTCGTCTTCGACGCCTCTATGATCGGACTGCTCGACCGCGCGGCCGCATCGGCCGGCCGCAGAGATTTTCCGATTCACGTCAAGATCGACAGCGGCGCGACGCGGCTTGGAGTGATGCCGGCGGATATTCCCGACGTCATCGAGGCGGTCCGGGCCGCATCGGCGGTGCGCCTGGAGGGCGTGTGCACGCTGCTGGCCAACGCCGGCGACCCGCAGAGTCCGATCACCGACGCGCAACTCCGGGTCTTTAATCAGGCGATCGATACGATGAACGCGGCCGGGATGAAGCCTTCGGTCATCCACGTTGCAAATTCAGCGGCGCTGGTGCTGCGGCACGACTCGCATTTCAACCTGGCGCGGCCCGGACTGGCGATCTACGGGCTGCCGCCGGTGGCCGCCGTGCGCGAGCGCGTCGAGTTGCGGCCAGTCATGACGTTCAAGACCCGGCTGATGCAAGTCAAGCGCGCGCCGGCGGGAAGCGGCGTGGGCTACGGGCATACCTTCGTCGCGCCGCGCGAAAGCCTGATCGGCGTGCTGCCGGTGGGCTACGCCGACGGCTACCGCAGGGGGCTGCAACACGGCGGCGAAGTGATAGTGCGCGGCGCGCGCGCACCGGTGGTCGGCGCGGTCTCGATGGACTTGACGACGATCGACGTCACCGACATCGCGGGCGCGTCGGTTGGCGATGAGGTATTCTTGTGGGGCGAATCGGGCGGCGAGACTATCAGCGTGAACGATGTCGCGCGGCTGGCGCAGACAATTTCCTACGAGATGCTTTGCACGGTCGGCAAGCGGGTGCCGCGCGTCGTTCGTAATTAG
- a CDS encoding M23 family metallopeptidase — translation MAIALAASLALAGCGGGSPASTYTPAGSRLPVTHVVVAGDTVYHIANEFGVSVGRLMVANGLSDPRELRVGQVLTIPGAYRAASIGTASTGVHPYTGERASRQFQWPVSKGVVSSGFGIRNGAMHDGVDIAAPAGTPVYAADSGIVIFSGTLNGYGNTVIIRHDHDYATVYGHNERNLVSEGARVARGQEIGQIGRTGRTTGANLHFEVRRDNVAKDPLAYLPEPASSDTISFAAAGGS, via the coding sequence GTGGCAATCGCGCTCGCCGCGTCGCTCGCGCTGGCGGGATGCGGTGGCGGCTCGCCAGCTTCGACCTACACTCCCGCCGGTTCGCGACTCCCGGTCACTCACGTCGTCGTCGCGGGCGATACCGTTTACCATATAGCGAATGAATTCGGCGTCAGCGTCGGGCGCTTGATGGTGGCCAATGGACTCAGCGATCCGCGCGAGCTGCGCGTCGGCCAGGTCCTGACGATTCCGGGCGCGTATCGGGCCGCGTCGATCGGTACCGCGTCGACCGGTGTGCATCCATACACCGGTGAGCGGGCGTCGCGCCAATTCCAGTGGCCGGTGTCAAAGGGAGTGGTGTCGTCGGGATTTGGAATCCGCAACGGCGCGATGCACGACGGCGTCGATATCGCGGCGCCAGCCGGCACTCCGGTTTATGCCGCCGACAGCGGCATCGTGATTTTTTCGGGCACGCTTAACGGCTACGGTAATACTGTGATCATTCGTCACGACCACGATTACGCGACAGTTTACGGCCACAACGAGCGCAACCTGGTCAGCGAGGGCGCCCGGGTCGCGCGCGGACAGGAGATCGGACAGATCGGGCGCACCGGGCGCACCACCGGAGCCAATCTCCACTTCGAAGTGCGCCGCGACAATGTCGCCAAAGACCCGCTCGCCTATCTGCCCGAGCCCGCATCCTCCGACACAATCAGCTTTGCCGCGGCCGGCGGCAGCTAG
- the thiS gene encoding sulfur carrier protein ThiS, which produces MSDSIASSITLNGDPYPLHADTPLTALLERLNMRRGRVAVELNREIVPRARYDETIVRAGDHVEIINFVGGG; this is translated from the coding sequence ATGTCAGACTCCATCGCAAGCTCAATCACGCTCAACGGCGACCCGTACCCTCTCCACGCCGACACCCCCCTGACCGCACTGCTGGAACGCCTGAACATGCGCCGCGGCCGCGTGGCCGTCGAGCTCAACCGCGAGATCGTGCCCAGGGCCAGATACGATGAGACTATTGTAAGGGCGGGCGACCATGTCGAGATAATCAACTTCGTCGGCGGCGGATAG
- a CDS encoding cation diffusion facilitator family transporter, with translation MDNRQPRAAADSDRRRLLIVLGVTSVYFVTELVGGYLTGSLALLSDAVHMLTDIAALCLGLLTLWISARPASSAKTYGYLRAEILGALLNGLFLWLLVVFIWIEAVGRLRNPRPVSGLGVMAVAIVGIGVNAFSAWTTSTDAPGGPRRGMAIRAVFVHVISDLIGSVGVLASGALNYFTGWMQADPAVSILIGGLVLYGSWGLVREGMDILMESVPSHIDLDEMRNDLLAVSGTEEVHDLHVWCLTTRQIALSAHAVVAPDADRDRVLAEMCHLLQTKFDIHHLTLQLECDNRREREPEHF, from the coding sequence ATGGATAATCGCCAACCGCGTGCGGCTGCGGATTCGGATCGGCGCCGCCTGCTAATCGTCCTCGGCGTCACGTCGGTCTATTTCGTCACTGAGCTCGTCGGCGGCTATCTGACCGGCAGCCTGGCTCTGCTTTCCGACGCGGTCCACATGCTCACCGACATCGCAGCGTTGTGCCTGGGCCTGCTGACGCTTTGGATATCGGCGCGGCCCGCATCGTCGGCGAAAACCTACGGCTATCTTCGCGCGGAAATCCTCGGCGCGTTGCTCAACGGGCTTTTTCTCTGGCTGCTGGTGGTCTTCATCTGGATCGAAGCGGTCGGCCGGCTGCGAAACCCGCGCCCGGTTTCAGGGCTGGGCGTGATGGCTGTCGCGATCGTCGGAATCGGCGTGAATGCCTTCTCCGCGTGGACGACCTCGACCGACGCGCCCGGCGGCCCAAGGCGCGGGATGGCGATACGCGCGGTGTTCGTGCACGTCATCTCCGATCTCATTGGCTCGGTGGGCGTGCTCGCTTCCGGCGCGCTCAACTATTTTACCGGATGGATGCAGGCCGATCCCGCCGTGAGCATATTGATCGGAGGCTTGGTGCTGTACGGTTCGTGGGGTCTGGTGCGCGAGGGCATGGACATCCTGATGGAATCGGTGCCGTCGCATATTGACCTGGACGAAATGCGCAACGACCTGCTGGCCGTCAGCGGCACCGAAGAGGTTCACGACCTTCACGTCTGGTGTCTGACAACCCGGCAGATCGCGCTTTCGGCGCACGCGGTGGTCGCCCCGGATGCGGATCGCGATCGAGTGCTCGCCGAGATGTGCCATCTGCTGCAGACCAAGTTCGACATCCACCATCTAACCTTGCAGCTTGAATGCGACAATCGCCGCGAACGCGAGCCGGAACACTTTTGA
- a CDS encoding CsbD family protein: MSGTTDKVKGRVEEAAGVLTNDRKLKNRGKMDQAAGNVKDAIGKTIDKAVAAVNHDNKR; encoded by the coding sequence ATGAGTGGAACAACCGACAAAGTTAAGGGACGCGTCGAAGAAGCGGCTGGCGTATTGACTAATGATCGCAAGCTGAAAAATCGCGGAAAGATGGATCAAGCTGCTGGCAACGTCAAGGATGCGATCGGGAAGACGATCGACAAGGCGGTTGCGGCGGTCAATCACGACAACAAGCGCTAG
- the purH gene encoding bifunctional phosphoribosylaminoimidazolecarboxamide formyltransferase/IMP cyclohydrolase encodes MSSDRVMIRRALIGVADKSGVADFARVLERHGVEIVSTGGTMAALEAAGVKVRSVESFTGSPEMLDGRVKTLHPKIHGAILARRGDQSHQRQMLQHRLEPIDLVVVNFYPFEKTVAKPGVSLDEAIENIDIGGPTLVRAAAKNHGDVAVVVDAADYAAVAAELDSHQGAIAADTRWRLARKAFARVTAYDAAISNYLGTHTGDGGESALGETFNLALAREQALRYGENPHQTGALYGRFLEIAHQLHGKELSFNNVVDISSAMNLMLEFEGERRAVVAILKHNTPCGVGVAHTLKGAWDKAFATDPDSPFGGIIIANRPWDMEFARAVDELFTEVLIGPAYPDEVISFLRKKKNRRVMTFNPGAVDRKELDLKKVLGGLLVQTPDLAIEDPRTGKIVTRRRPTDAEMRALTFGIKVCKHIKSNAIAFVAEDRTLAVGGGATSRIDPVYAAREKAARLKVALAGSVLVSEALFPFPDGPTLAAEAGATAIAQPGGAVRDDEVIAAADKYGLAMVFTGVRHFRH; translated from the coding sequence ATGAGCAGCGACAGGGTAATGATCAGACGCGCGCTGATCGGCGTCGCGGACAAGTCGGGAGTGGCGGATTTTGCCAGGGTGCTGGAACGGCACGGCGTGGAAATAGTATCGACCGGAGGCACGATGGCGGCTCTGGAAGCGGCTGGCGTCAAAGTCAGATCGGTCGAGAGCTTCACCGGCTCGCCCGAGATGCTCGACGGGCGCGTAAAGACGCTGCATCCGAAGATTCACGGCGCAATCCTGGCGCGGCGCGGCGACCAAAGCCATCAGCGCCAGATGCTGCAGCATCGGCTCGAGCCGATCGACCTGGTGGTCGTAAATTTCTATCCATTCGAAAAAACCGTCGCCAAACCCGGCGTGAGTCTTGACGAAGCGATCGAAAATATCGACATCGGCGGACCCACGCTGGTGCGCGCGGCGGCGAAGAATCACGGCGACGTCGCGGTCGTGGTCGATGCTGCGGACTACGCCGCGGTCGCCGCCGAACTCGACTCGCACCAGGGCGCGATCGCCGCGGACACGCGATGGCGCCTGGCGCGCAAGGCATTCGCGCGCGTGACGGCGTACGACGCGGCGATCTCAAATTATCTGGGCACGCATACCGGAGACGGCGGCGAGTCGGCCCTCGGTGAGACCTTCAACCTTGCGCTCGCGCGCGAACAGGCGCTGCGCTACGGCGAGAATCCGCATCAGACCGGCGCGCTGTACGGCCGCTTTCTGGAGATTGCGCATCAGCTTCACGGCAAGGAATTGTCGTTCAACAACGTGGTCGATATCAGCTCGGCGATGAACCTGATGCTGGAGTTCGAGGGCGAGCGGCGCGCGGTGGTGGCAATCCTGAAGCACAACACGCCGTGCGGCGTGGGGGTCGCCCACACGCTCAAGGGTGCGTGGGACAAAGCGTTCGCGACCGATCCGGACTCGCCGTTTGGCGGTATAATCATCGCGAATCGGCCGTGGGACATGGAGTTCGCGCGCGCGGTCGATGAATTATTTACCGAGGTGCTGATCGGCCCGGCGTATCCGGACGAGGTAATTTCGTTCCTGCGCAAGAAGAAGAATCGGCGCGTGATGACGTTCAATCCCGGCGCGGTGGACCGCAAAGAGCTTGACCTCAAGAAGGTGCTCGGCGGATTGCTGGTGCAGACGCCGGACCTGGCGATCGAAGATCCGCGCACAGGCAAAATCGTGACGCGGCGGCGGCCCACCGACGCCGAGATGCGCGCGCTCACGTTCGGAATCAAGGTCTGCAAGCATATCAAGTCCAACGCGATCGCGTTCGTCGCGGAAGATCGCACGCTGGCGGTTGGCGGCGGCGCGACCTCGCGGATCGATCCGGTGTACGCCGCGCGCGAGAAAGCCGCGCGGCTCAAAGTCGCGCTCGCGGGCTCCGTGCTCGTCTCCGAAGCGCTGTTTCCATTTCCCGACGGCCCGACGCTCGCGGCCGAGGCCGGCGCGACGGCGATCGCGCAACCGGGAGGGGCGGTGCGCGACGATGAGGTGATCGCGGCGGCGGACAAGTACGGGCTCGCAATGGTCTTCACGGGGGTGCGCCACTTCAGGCATTAG
- a CDS encoding DUF3309 family protein: MLYTILLVVIALALFGALPIHSFSNQWGYMPSGLIGTILLVWLVLFVLRQA, from the coding sequence GTGCTATATACAATTCTGCTCGTAGTGATTGCACTCGCACTATTCGGCGCGCTTCCGATTCATTCTTTCAGTAACCAATGGGGTTACATGCCCAGCGGCCTGATCGGGACGATCCTGCTCGTGTGGCTCGTGCTGTTCGTCCTGCGCCAGGCCTGA
- a CDS encoding L-threonylcarbamoyladenylate synthase, with product MFGLADGIAALEAGELVVYPTETFYALGADAFSSTALRRLFRVKGREPGRPVGLIAADTAMAFSVAREIPIDARRLAGAFWPGPLTIVLPARDGLAPELTGPDGVSVRVSPNPVARALSAAIGRPITATSANLSGKAPASTLDQARAGLGEKVKVYLEGGKLAASAPSTVVAVKGSECKMVRMGAISEDQIAAVLAGDALK from the coding sequence ATGTTTGGGCTGGCGGATGGAATAGCGGCGTTGGAAGCCGGCGAGCTGGTCGTCTATCCGACCGAGACGTTCTATGCGCTCGGCGCCGACGCGTTTTCATCCACCGCGCTGCGCCGCCTGTTTCGAGTGAAGGGGCGCGAGCCGGGACGTCCGGTCGGATTGATCGCGGCGGACACTGCGATGGCATTTTCGGTAGCGCGCGAAATACCGATCGATGCACGGCGGCTCGCCGGCGCGTTCTGGCCGGGACCGCTGACGATCGTTTTGCCGGCTCGCGACGGCCTGGCGCCGGAGCTGACCGGACCCGACGGCGTCAGCGTGCGCGTATCGCCAAATCCGGTGGCACGCGCACTCAGCGCGGCAATCGGGCGGCCGATCACGGCGACCAGCGCGAACCTGAGCGGGAAGGCGCCGGCCAGCACGCTCGACCAAGCGCGCGCGGGGCTGGGCGAAAAAGTTAAAGTTTACCTTGAAGGTGGAAAACTGGCGGCCTCGGCCCCCAGCACGGTCGTCGCAGTCAAGGGAAGCGAATGTAAAATGGTGAGAATGGGAGCGATTTCAGAAGATCAGATCGCGGCCGTGTTGGCGGGAGACGCACTGAAATGA
- the purD gene encoding phosphoribosylamine--glycine ligase has translation MKVLVIGKGGREHSLVWRLHQSQTVQKIFCASGNPGIDQIAQAVPIAPTDVAALVEFAKSKAIDLTVVGPEDPLAAGIVDRFTREGLKIFGPTAAAAQLETSKSFAKTIMREAGVPTAGFAAFDDAQSARRYVKARTGSMVVKADGLALGKGVVICHDAKTALDAIADAMERRRFGGAGNRVIVEEFLSGEEVSFFALCDGENAIPLGTFQDHKAVFDGDRGPNTGGMGAYSPVPQFAPELEARVMREVVAPTLAAMNARGNPFRGLLFVGLMIDGERINVLEFNVRFGDPECEALMMRLDSDLAQHLLAAAEGKVANAAIRLSPRSSVAIVLASGGYPGDYKKGIAISGLDRLEGKLPSDIKIKWAMGRIRVKVFHAGTAMRDGQLVTDGGRVLTVTAMAPELATAVDAAYQAAEMIEFEGRHFRRDIARRALVRASSGGASSV, from the coding sequence ATGAAAGTACTGGTTATAGGCAAAGGCGGGCGCGAGCACTCGCTGGTCTGGCGGCTTCATCAGAGCCAGACCGTGCAAAAAATATTTTGCGCGAGCGGAAATCCGGGGATCGATCAGATCGCGCAAGCGGTGCCGATCGCGCCGACCGACGTTGCCGCGCTGGTGGAATTCGCGAAGTCAAAGGCGATCGATCTGACCGTGGTCGGTCCGGAAGATCCGCTCGCCGCCGGCATCGTCGATCGGTTCACGCGCGAGGGACTTAAAATATTCGGGCCGACCGCGGCCGCGGCGCAGCTTGAAACCAGCAAGTCGTTCGCGAAAACGATCATGCGCGAGGCGGGCGTGCCCACCGCCGGCTTCGCCGCATTCGACGACGCGCAATCCGCGCGGCGTTACGTGAAGGCGCGCACGGGATCGATGGTCGTCAAGGCGGACGGGCTCGCGCTTGGAAAGGGCGTGGTCATCTGCCACGACGCGAAGACGGCGCTGGATGCGATCGCGGATGCAATGGAGCGGCGGCGCTTCGGAGGGGCGGGCAATCGGGTAATCGTCGAGGAATTTCTGAGCGGCGAGGAAGTTTCATTTTTCGCGCTGTGCGACGGCGAAAACGCGATTCCGCTCGGCACGTTTCAGGATCACAAGGCCGTCTTCGACGGCGATCGAGGCCCCAACACCGGCGGGATGGGCGCGTATTCGCCGGTGCCGCAATTCGCGCCCGAGCTCGAAGCGCGCGTGATGCGCGAGGTGGTCGCGCCGACGCTGGCGGCGATGAACGCGCGCGGGAATCCGTTTCGCGGGCTGCTGTTCGTGGGATTGATGATCGACGGCGAAAGAATCAACGTGCTCGAGTTCAACGTCCGCTTCGGCGATCCGGAATGCGAAGCGCTGATGATGCGGCTGGACAGCGACCTGGCGCAGCACCTGCTCGCTGCGGCCGAGGGGAAAGTCGCCAATGCGGCGATCAGGCTCTCGCCCCGCAGCTCGGTCGCGATCGTGCTCGCGTCGGGCGGATACCCCGGCGACTACAAAAAGGGAATTGCGATCAGCGGGCTGGATCGGCTCGAAGGCAAACTCCCGTCGGACATCAAGATCAAATGGGCGATGGGCAGGATTCGAGTGAAGGTTTTCCATGCCGGCACCGCGATGCGCGATGGACAGTTGGTGACGGACGGCGGCCGCGTGTTGACGGTGACCGCGATGGCGCCGGAGCTGGCGACGGCCGTCGATGCGGCGTACCAGGCGGCGGAAATGATCGAGTTTGAGGGACGTCATTTCCGGCGCGACATTGCCCGGCGCGCACTGGTGCGCGCTTCGAGCGGCGGCGCCAGTTCCGTATAA
- a CDS encoding adenine phosphoribosyltransferase: MTAEEIKKLIRNVPDFPKPGIMFRDFTPLIADARGFAAVVDQLAQPYLGKVDVVLGIESRGFIVGAPVAYRLGVGLAIARKPGKLPSNTVDQAYDLEYGSASLQMHQDALEGLGRVLLVDDLLATGGTAAAALQLVKKIGGNVIGCAFVVELDALKGRERLAPVNCFSLVHYD; this comes from the coding sequence ATGACTGCCGAAGAAATCAAAAAACTGATTCGTAACGTCCCGGACTTCCCCAAGCCCGGAATAATGTTCAGGGACTTCACCCCGCTAATCGCCGATGCGCGCGGTTTCGCCGCAGTAGTCGATCAGTTGGCGCAGCCTTACCTCGGTAAAGTGGACGTGGTGCTCGGAATCGAGTCGCGCGGCTTTATCGTCGGCGCGCCCGTGGCGTATCGATTGGGCGTCGGCCTCGCCATTGCTCGCAAGCCCGGCAAGCTGCCGTCCAATACTGTGGATCAGGCCTACGACCTCGAGTACGGCAGCGCGTCGTTGCAGATGCATCAGGACGCGCTCGAAGGCTTGGGTCGCGTGCTCCTGGTCGACGACCTGCTGGCGACGGGCGGCACGGCTGCGGCGGCGCTGCAACTGGTGAAAAAGATCGGTGGAAATGTGATCGGATGCGCGTTCGTGGTCGAGCTCGACGCGCTCAAGGGACGCGAGCGCCTGGCGCCGGTCAACTGCTTCTCGCTAGTCCACTATGATTAA
- a CDS encoding protein-L-isoaspartate(D-aspartate) O-methyltransferase: protein MAIDLENARERMVLEQLERRGIKDPRVLAAMRTVPRHRFLPAELHEHAYDDGPLPIGDSQTISQPYMVALMSEVAELQGTEKVLEIGTGSGYQAAVLARLARAVYSVECNAHLHDRARALLNSMGFANVYLRCADGSDGWPEEAPFDVVMVTAAMPGIALPLLNQLTPDGRLIAPIGEDELQTLVRISHKTGHWSEEYFGECRFVKMTGKHGFQP from the coding sequence ATGGCGATCGATCTCGAAAACGCGCGCGAGCGGATGGTGCTCGAGCAGCTTGAACGCCGCGGCATAAAAGATCCGCGTGTGCTCGCCGCGATGCGTACGGTCCCCCGTCATCGGTTCCTTCCCGCGGAACTTCACGAGCACGCCTACGATGACGGTCCTCTGCCAATCGGCGACTCGCAGACTATTTCGCAACCGTACATGGTCGCACTGATGAGCGAGGTCGCCGAGCTCCAAGGCACGGAGAAAGTTCTCGAAATCGGCACCGGTTCAGGTTATCAGGCCGCGGTGCTCGCGCGTCTGGCGCGCGCAGTCTATTCCGTCGAGTGCAACGCGCATCTTCACGATCGCGCCCGCGCGCTGCTCAACTCGATGGGCTTCGCCAACGTCTATCTTCGATGCGCCGACGGTTCGGATGGATGGCCGGAGGAGGCACCCTTCGACGTCGTGATGGTGACGGCGGCGATGCCGGGAATCGCTCTTCCGCTGCTGAATCAATTGACGCCGGATGGGCGATTGATCGCGCCGATTGGCGAAGATGAACTCCAGACCCTGGTGCGTATCAGCCACAAGACCGGACACTGGAGCGAGGAGTATTTCGGCGAGTGCCGATTCGTAAAGATGACGGGCAAGCACGGCTTTCAACCTTAG
- a CDS encoding peroxiredoxin family protein: MATSEPRDPGVDDAGAPELYDEPWVVPPFQPLRAIGAIILVTCGFALYEYVLVSFWSVPWMGIHERIPWPAFAIMAGAIVFSIAGLRLALGLDSPHAKLGFGLLAFLACIVVGAGGGRFVSYAMRGTLNPPFKLKLAVEQRFPGFALVDQNDSIRRGPVASDARATLVYVYRGDYCPFARFELAELTARARDFRRAGVDTVAISADPIERSKMLAGFLRTKIPLLSDTPESILAPLGLVQHHRNAEPDNAIPAFFIVDRDGVVRWIFTSPYYRELPWPDTLLDAAKSVIAGESTTGRAPTASPQ, from the coding sequence ATGGCCACCTCGGAACCGCGCGATCCGGGTGTGGACGACGCGGGCGCGCCGGAGTTGTACGACGAGCCCTGGGTGGTTCCGCCATTTCAGCCGCTGCGCGCAATCGGCGCGATCATCCTGGTCACGTGCGGCTTCGCGCTCTATGAATATGTGCTGGTGTCGTTCTGGTCGGTGCCGTGGATGGGCATTCACGAACGAATCCCGTGGCCGGCGTTCGCGATCATGGCAGGTGCGATTGTGTTCTCGATTGCGGGGTTGCGGCTCGCGCTGGGACTCGATTCGCCGCACGCCAAACTCGGCTTCGGTCTGCTCGCATTCCTGGCGTGCATCGTCGTTGGAGCGGGCGGCGGCCGATTCGTCAGCTACGCGATGCGCGGGACGCTGAATCCGCCGTTTAAGCTGAAGCTCGCGGTGGAACAGCGATTCCCAGGCTTCGCGCTCGTCGATCAGAACGACTCGATCCGCCGCGGACCGGTGGCTTCCGATGCGCGCGCAACTTTAGTTTACGTCTATCGCGGAGACTATTGCCCGTTCGCGCGGTTCGAGCTCGCTGAATTGACCGCACGTGCCCGCGATTTTCGCCGCGCCGGCGTCGATACCGTTGCCATCAGCGCCGATCCCATCGAACGATCGAAGATGCTCGCGGGATTTCTGCGCACGAAGATCCCGCTGTTGAGCGATACCCCCGAATCAATCCTCGCACCGCTCGGCCTCGTGCAACATCATCGCAATGCCGAGCCCGACAACGCGATACCCGCGTTTTTTATCGTCGATCGAGATGGTGTCGTGCGATGGATTTTTACTTCGCCCTATTATCGTGAACTGCCGTGGCCGGATACGCTGCTCGACGCGGCAAAATCAGTCATTGCCGGCGAGTCCACGACGGGTCGAGCGCCGACAGCATCGCCGCAGTAG